gacttttttaaataaataagccaaaaattatttttgaatgccTCTGTCATCTTTTGTAAagaaaggtaattaaaaaaaaccctaaagcgTTAAAAACAAATTGTTCAGGCGGAACAGGTTTTGAAGGTGGCAGACATGTGGCAGCTGGGCAATAGCATTTATACACCAAGGTGGGGTTTGGTCAGGGCCCTCTTTGGTTGGGCGGCTTAGGAAAAGGAGACCCAAGATGCATCTGGCTGGGTGGTGATAAAACAGCAGCAGAATTGTCTGTTGAAAGTactttttctcccagtctttctACACGAACGAGGCTGGCCCTGGCCCCCCTTTCATACGCGGCCCTGCTTGCTCCCCTTTCCTCCGCTGTTCCACACCCACGTGGCTGCGTGAAGATGCTCTGACGGTCAAGGCCGATGTTCGAATattcccacccccccccacccccccgagtTTTCGGTTCAGTGAACCTCTTCTGTGTTCTTTTCCGTGTGTTTCCAAGTGTTGCTCAAAGTCCAAATGCCTTCATTGGATTGTGCatgtttttaatctgaaaaatgaatAGTGCTTAAAATATAGGGGTGTCTGCCTGTTTTTTAAGTGAGAATGTTATTATTTTGCTTATCTGAAAACCGCGTTTCTCTTTTCCGTCTTGTATGCCGTAGCGAATGCTTTTTCCCTAAGTGTAGGCACTTGTACGAAGGTGTCAGATGTGCCAAGGGAATAACCACACAACTCGGTTTTCCATAAACATTTCTGCACATGACAGTGTACGCATGAGACAGCCTTCAATTAAAAACGTTAAAACGTTGATTTTCGAACTTGGATTCTGTAGATCTAGTCTTACAACTTTGGGGAACATCCATTTTTAGAACAGAGTCTTGGGGAACAAGCCTGACTGCCTTGACCTGCTGCTCCCTCGGACTTGCACTTGCCCTTCAGTTCGTCGTGCACTTTGCATCGTGTTGGTCTTTCCTTCCAGCTCATTACACAGGTCTTACTGGGTGCCCAGGGAGTGCAGGATGTTAAATTTAGTGCTGAGATCATACCACAgacaacatttaaaaaggaaataaacctaAGGCTGTAGTCAGTGGGCCATAAGCTGATTCACGTCAGGTTCTGTCTTTCCAAGAGGGCCTCCCTGGCAAGTTACCAGAAGTAGGGACGAGCCAACGCTGTAATAATTCCTGTTGAACCCAGAGTAAGTTCTTCTGGCGTGAATTTATAGCCCTCTTCTACCCTTCCAGCCAAAGGCCATTCCAAATGCTCTATGTGGAATTTGTCTGAGGGGTAAGGAGTCCAACAAGAGAGGGAAGGCTGAGCCCCTTGTGCACTGCTCCCAGTGTGACAGCAGTGGTAAGTACTGACGCGGCCTCGCCTCCTAACCGCCGGTGGGATGTTTCAGGATCTAGATTCTTAGCTGTCAGCTAGCCTTGCACCAGAGTCATCCCGTGCATAAAGAGAGCCACGTACCACCTTCTGCACGGTGATGAGGGCTCCCTGTCTCTTTGGCAACTAAACACGGGAGCTGTTCTTGAGACACCCAAGCAGACAAGCATCTTGTCCTGCCCAGTGAAGCTGAAGCTTCGCGTGTGAGACCCGACTAACCCTGGTTTTGGTTTAGGCCACCCTTCTTGCCTGGACATGAGCGTGGAGCTCGTTTCTGTGATTAAGACCTACCCGTGGCAGTGCATGGAGTGCAAAACTTGCGCCGTGTGTGGGCAGCCGCACCACGAGGAAGAGATGATGTGCTGTGACGTGTGTGACAGAGGCCACCACACCTTCTGTGTGGGCCTGGGCGCTCTGCCGTCAGGTAAAGAGGAGACGGGACGCGGGCCTTGAGCCAAGGGGCTCGTCTGgcgctttctttttctttttcttttcgagGCCACAGCATAAACACCGTCAAGACCCTTCTGTTCACATGGGACCAAAGCTGTCATCATGTCCCCTGCTTCTCACTCCTAGACAGGCTGACTGCAGATCCAGTGAGCTACCAGGCTGCCTACATGTTCTGGAAGTAGAGCTCAGTATACAGAATGAACAGCATTTTTCTACCAAAAGAGCTGAAGCAGTACCATCCGTTTGTTTCAAagccttgattttatttttacatgtcaCTTAGAGACTTAACAAAAATGACTATACCTTTAAACATATTCAACCAGATTTCTATAGATTGAGGCAGCCTAACTTCAGAATGAACACAGAATCAAAGAATAAACCACAGTAATTGGACTGAACATTACACACACAATTGTGTAATTTTAGAACTCATTTGCATAGTTTACACTGCCTAATACTTTATAAAATGTATGCCTAGAACTAGGTTTCCTGGGAATCACTGAGACGCAAACAACTTAGGAACTACTGGGAGTCCTGTAGCAGTTCCGATGGAGGGTGTTGCCCGCTGCATTGCAGCACCGTGACCACATTTAAAGTGCTGTGTCAGCATCGTACCCCAGGACTTGCTGGGAGGCTGCAGACACACAGCTGCCACTGAGCAGCAGCAAAGGCTTGAAAATAAGCCAAACTCAGGGTCAGGGTTGATGTTAGGGTTTGTATGATCAAACTTTTTAACGTATGATAGCGTTTAAGTTTCAGAAAGGGTTATAGTAAGTTTTTAAAGGCCCctgtcattccttccttcctcccatgaCCCCCCGCCCCTACCCCGTGCACTTCCCAGGGCCTGAAGACATGGATTATCTTAGAGGGAGTTgacatttttctccttaaattaaTGAACGAGCTCATTAGTGCCTGTCCCACCACACGTCCCCTGAGGATTACTGTCAGCAGCCAAGGCTAAAGGAAGGAGCTAAAGGGGTTTAAAAGTCAGTCCTAAAAAGTGAAATTCATTCTGTATTAACTAACAATTTTCTTCCTAGGTCGCTGGATTTGTGACTGTTGTCAGCGAGCCCCCCCAACACCCAGGAAAGTGGGCAGAAGGGGGAAAAACAGCAAAGAGGGGTAGTTTTTTGACCCCAGTTCTGTAACACGCATTTAAATGAAATACCTGGTGCCAGTTTATTTACAACACTCTcatttttatgccaataaaagatttttctttgaaattaactGTGTGCTTAAAAGCTGCAAGTTGATTTATTTCTACAAACTAATTCCTGAAACCAGTTTCaggtagagagagagatggtTCCATCTTCCAAAAAGTCTTCTTTCTACTTCGGCTCCCTCCATAAATTCAGTCTTGATATTAGGCAGCTTAATTTGAAATACTTAACTATTTGTTCATTAGCCTCAAAGTTGCTATTCATTTCATGAAATTTTCCTAATCTATATCCTTTCTGGTCCACCATGGATAGCACAGCAAAGTTAATTAATAACGGAAGAATTTTAATAGGAACCCAAGATGGTAAAACTGCCAAGGAGCTGATGAGATCTGGTGCAGCTGGGTTTAGAACTGTCATTACCTAGCACTGGAACCTGCCTACCAGGAAATGCTGTTAGGCTAGGAGGTGCTGTCCCTATTTGGGGTGTAGGGCGGGACTTTAGTCCCTGCATTTCAGACTTGCTTTTGGTAACTTGCTTTTGGTAACTCTTGGAAGCACTGTGACTTCTTTTAGAATCTCTAACGAGTAAAAGTCTAAGTCACTGCAATAATCTAGTAGTCACCTGACAGACTAATCAAAATGGGGTTTAGACAGTTTATTGTGCATATTCCTTTTACAGGAATTTTGACCTTTAAGATAACAAATATGCCTGCTGCTTTTCCTACTTTTGGGGTGACTGAGGTAAAAACACTATGGCTTTATTTTTCCATCCCTCAACTAGAAAAGGTAACCAGAATTCCAACCAGGTAAAAGTAGCTAGGTTCACAGCGAACTGCAATCAGCTTCACAGATTAAGCATATTGTACTCCAGAGTATGTTCAATCTATCAAAAGAGAATTTCAAGtaccaattttaaaatactaatcaGTATCGTCCAAAGAACAGATTCGTCTTCTTGAGATGCGTCTTCTGGAGAATAAGCGTGCTTACGACTCACATCTGTACCATCTGAAAAAGCAGTCTCGCCAAACGGATGCTGTTCGATCGTTGCATCATAATACACTTTCATTTCAAACTCGCTCTCGTGGTGGGACGGGTGTCCGTAGATCCCTATTCCCACGGGGCGCTGGAAATGCGCTGGAATGAAAACCACGTCCTGGCCACACGTGACAGACTGTAACTCATAGTCGTCAAAGCTCGGATGGAGGGTGGTGTCCGATACGTACAGGTCCGCGTCCCCTTTTAAGCTCTGCATCTTAAGAACTATCTTTCCTTCATGGTTTAACCTCAAATAACTGTAATTCCCAGCTCCTATCTGGCCCTGAACCACGTGCAGGAGGATCCACTCTTCCGGAACTTCGTCCGCGTCGAAGGCACCCACCCAGGAGGCAGCCTGAGATGCTAGAAGCAGCAGAAGGGCGCTCTTCCACGGAGCTGCCATGACGGGCGCCTAGAGCGGTGCCTTCCTCATGAGTCAGTGTCCTGCAGGCAAACGACAGGGGACACGTTCAGCACGTCGGGACGCGTCGGGGTCCCCAGCCCGGAGCCGCAGCCTTCCGGGCCCCGGCGGCCGCCCCGCGCTGCCCTCGCGCCGGCTCGGGGAAGGGGCTCCCCGGGGAGGGGACCCGACGGGGAGGAAGGCGGGCGCGCGGACGAGGGGAGCGGGCGCGGCGCCGGGTGGGTCCGAGCGGGGGGCCGATCCCCGCCCCTGGACTCACCGCCGCTCCCCGCAGGCGCAGCGCCGGAGAAGCCGGAAGTGAGGCACGCCCGGAAGTGAGGCGAGGCCCGGAAATAGAGTCGTGCGGTGCTTCCGGGTTCTCGCGAGAATGGCGTAACCATGGCGACGGGGGCGGGACGCAGCGCCTGAGCGCTCCGGGCTCAGCTGGATTGCGGCCAAACTGGCCGGCTAGCGTCAGCTCCCGAGGGTTCCCAGGTGAGAAACCGGTGCACCCGAGGGGCCGTTAACCCGTCCGGGGACCTGTTAACCTCTCCTGTATCTCTTAAGAACATggtacttcttccttttttttttttttttttttttcccctcgtctttttgccatttctagggccgctcctgcggcatatggaggttcccaggctaggggtctcatcggagctgtagccaccggcctacaccagagccacagcaacgcgggatccgagccgctgtctgcagcctacaccacagctcatggcaacaccggatccttaacccgctgagcaagggcagggaccgaacccgcaacctcatggttcctagtcggattcgttaactccCAAGAACATGGTACTTCTTGAAATGCTCCTAAAAGGATTCAAAATGGAGTTGTATTTATATGAaggatttattttgttaatttggaATTAATGGGCACCCGTTGTCCACTGAAAAATATCCTAAGAAAGATTATGCGCATTTTCGTACCACACTTTTGTGTTGGTTACAAGGCTTGTGTTTCGTTGTAGAACTTGCAGTATCACTTTTGTGAAAACCGGTTGGagtgtaaattaaaaaaacaggcaaTGGCTCTTGTGCCCCTTTCTGCAGAACCTGAACTCTGCCAAGTAGCTGCAAAATGTGAGTTGGTCAGGCTGTTAATGAGATTGCCGTGTGTGGGGTTAAAGAACTGTGCATGTCGCCCACACGGAATCGTTACCTTTGCTGCCTGTAAAAGAGGCAGGACAGTCTTAGGGCTGATTATTTTGGCGGGTTGATTCGCCTGAGGTTGGGAGCAGCTGCATCCACGCTGGTCACTGGTTTGGGCTGTTGATGGAGGTGTCACCAGTGggtctcctctcttcctcctgcaAGAAGCGTCTGGTACATGTGATGCCCCCACTGAACCCTGgcggttttcttttttctttttttgtctttttgctattttcttgggccgctttctcggcatatggaggttcccaggctaggggtcgaatcggagctgtagccactggcctacgccagagccacagcaacgcgtgatccgagccacgtctgcaacctacacctcagctcacggcaacgccggatcgttaacccactgagcaagggcagggactgaacccgcaacctcatggttcctagtcggattcgttaaccactgcgccacgacgggaactccccctggggGTTTTCAAGTGTAACTGCCCACTTCATTTTCCTGTCAAGAAAGGGAGTGCGTGTAGGACATAGGGATACATCTGGATCTGATTTAAATCATCGAAAAGTAAATGGCTTTAAAACTTTCATACAGTCACTGCTGTTTGTAATCAGATTTATGCTTACCTAACAAGTCCTGGCTTAAAAGTACACAATTTGTGTTTCAAGAACTGAAGGTTTATAAAATCAGGATTTTGTCAGCCTGGCCAACAGAAAGAGggtatcaaattttttttttttttaaattaaagcagcTAAACATAAAGAGtagtaatactttttaaaatatttaataatttaggaAAGGACTTAAAAACATAAGAATGCCTGAGTAAATCAGTCGCATTCCCAAACCTCTGTTATCAGCCATTTCTCCATTTTGTATTAGCTCTGCCCTCAGGGGAGCTAGAATTAGGACCTGTCTCCTCTTCTGGCTAAAGTAGAGAACTTTTCTTTTGCTGCAGAGTAAAAGCCGTTGGGTGTACTTTAATTATGGTgcgatttattattttaatatggcGCTTAACCTGCTGACTCACTACCGTTCTGTATTTCCCTAACTCACGAATAAAACAGCACATTTCTGGCTGGCTTAGCTGCCAAAAGAGaaagattatgatttttttctgatcaGAAGGGAGtagttttctctttctaaatacatacatatatacaaagaaaaaaacagaatgagtCGCCTAACGTTTTAACAGAGGTGCCCattgagaaaaagagaacaattgTGCTTTTTCTTGTATGGATTTCCTAATGTTGTGCAGTTTGCATGCACTGCTGTAGCAAATGCATGACCTTGACTGCACAGCCTGCTGCTGCCTGGGATTGCTCTCTGCCTTGTAAAATTTACTGACTTAACTTCAAAACAGTAGCTTCTCTAGCAGGCACTTGGCGCTGCATTTTCTCAGAGTGCCTTCGCAGTGTCAGATGCACCAGACCCTTATCGAACACTGAGTGCAGTGTGTCCCCTCGGACTGGTTCCTGCGATGCACCTGTTGGGCTCTGACATTGAGTTTCCCCAGAGGAGGCACAGCAAGGAGCAGGGGAGAAAGGGGAGCGCCGGATGCATCGTTGCTGCGTTGTTTGCGTGTTTTGGGTTCGTTGCATTGGCTAATCTCTATCGGTGACTGCTGGCTGTAGCAAAGGACCCTGTTATACAGCAGCGTGGCTCCTGCCACAGGTCCCCGCGTCTCCTGGAGCCAGTCCCCACTCCTCTGCACTCCCGGCTGCCCCTCCGAGACCTCTTCCCCCTTGTGGTtccctcctccctgggcctccagggCGTCTCCCTTTTCTGGGGCCTGCGGGGAGAGAAGGGAGCCCGGTGGGAGGTTGTCTAGGCTGGACCTCTCAGTGGCCGCATGCTCCCTGCTCCTGCTGCCCTGGCCAGAGCTCAGCCACCTGGTGGCAGGTAGCTGCAGGGGATGCTGGGTCATGTCGTTTCCGGAAGGAAAGGGACCTCCTTGGTGACCAGGAGGTCGTCCTGTAATGCCGCCCTCCTGGAGGCTGGATGTCTCCAGCCCACAGGGaaaagcccccacccccaggcactgCCTGGTCACAGCTCCAGCACGACCCAGAGCGCTCCCGGCCTGGCCGGGCCCGGCCCTCCTCCTGCTGGCTCAGTGACCTGGGAACTGAAAGGTGGGCTGTCTGCTTTCCCACCAGAGACTCGTCCCTTCCTAGGGGAGACTGGTCCATAGCAGTGCTGAAACCTGGCTGGCTGGGCAAGGGAGGGGCTTCCAGGGAGACCCTGACTCTGTGGCCAGGGGCCTGTCCGTGGTGTTCTGAAGCCCTTGGTCCTCCGCTCAGGCCTCTCCCCCCATGGCCTCATCAGAAGTGGCTCGTGGGCAGGGGGCTGCCATGGTCCCCCTCCTGCAGCTGTGAAGATGGGGCCCAGATGCTCTGTCCTTACCTGTCactctgtgtttctgtggcctCCTGGCTCCCATCTGTGCTCGTCCCTGTGCTGGCCTGCAGCTCTGCCCCCATCCTGTGCTTGGCCCTTCGTGTGCACCTGCTCTCTTGTCTCTCTTGAAACCAAGTGGCTGAGATGTGGCAGTTCTGTGGAACCATAGGCTTGATCTGGTGTCTTCTGGAAGGCTGAGTCCTGCTGGTACCCATCTCAGCAGAGCTGGCAGCGGCACCCCACTTTCCCCCTGAGGTCCCCAGGCTTCTGGACGTTTTGTTTCTGCTCGACTCATCTACCACTCGATGTGGTGGCTGCAGATGCTGGTTCTCCACTGGCATTTCCTTGAGGGCCACGGGGTCAGTGAGTGGGTTGTGTCTTCTGGGTCgttacaaaatagaatttaaccAAATGTTTAGTCACTGCGTGCCGTGGACCCAGAGCCGTCAGCCTCCTGGATTTGTCTCTGGGCGCTGCCTGCGGCTCCGTCACTAAGCAGCATCCTGCAGTGTTGCCGAGGTGCTGGCTTCTTCGTGAGTCCAGCCAGAGGCTGTTGCCAACAGTCCCGCGTTTCAGTGCTCATCGCAGTAAAAGTTCATTTCCTGCTCGCACAGCAGCCCAGCCTGGTGCTCCTGGTCAGGCGGCCCTCACCGGGCAGCAGCTCAAGTAAGCGGGTAACCAGGTACTTCCGTGAGGTGCCCTCCGTCGTGGTGAAAGTGGCACGAGGGTGCCGCCTGCGGGACAGGGCCTGCGCAGAAGGCGGCACCTTCTCCCTGGATTCGGCTGCGCCAACTTCCAGAGAGACGGGGACGGTGGTTTCGcggcatttctgtggctccagAGGCAAAGCCGAAAGGGCTCCGTGAGA
The nucleotide sequence above comes from Phacochoerus africanus isolate WHEZ1 chromosome 2, ROS_Pafr_v1, whole genome shotgun sequence. Encoded proteins:
- the C2H6orf120 gene encoding UPF0669 protein C6orf120 homolog — protein: MAAPWKSALLLLLASQAASWVGAFDADEVPEEWILLHVVQGQIGAGNYSYLRLNHEGKIVLKMQSLKGDADLYVSDTTLHPSFDDYELQSVTCGQDVVFIPAHFQRPVGIGIYGHPSHHESEFEMKVYYDATIEQHPFGETAFSDGTDVSRKHAYSPEDASQEDESVLWTILISILKLVLEILF